From the genome of Methanotorris formicicus Mc-S-70:
TTGAGAGTATAGAAGTAGTCAAAAAACAAATAATCAACAAAGAAAAAGAAGTTTTAAAAATAATTACAAAACATCCAAAATACGTTCCTAAGTTGAGGATTTTGAAGGAATTTGATGAGGTTTTGGATATTTACGAGCATGACATACCATTTGCAAAGAGATATTTGATAGATAACAAAATCATCCCCATGACATATTGGGATTTTGAAAAAAATAAAATAAAAAGCAGAGGTATTCCAAAATTAAAGGCTATAGCATTTGATATGGAAGTTTATAATAGAAATTCCGAACCAAATTCACAAAAAGACCCAATACTAATGGCAAGTTTTTGTGCAGAGGATTTTAAGAAAGTTATTACTTACAAACCATTTAACCATGAGCGTGTTGAGGTTGTTGAGGATGAAAAGGAACTCATTAAGAGAATCATTGAAGTTCTAAAGGGTTATGATATCATTTACACCTATAATGGGGATAACTTTGATTTTCCTTATTTAAAGAAAAGAGCAGAGATTTATGGAATAAAATTAAATTTAGGAAGGGATGGGGAAGAAATAAAAATCTCAAGAGGGGGTATGCATTTAAGAAGTTACATCCCTGGGAGGGTGCATATTGATTTATATCCAATAGCAAGGAGATTACTCCATCTAACAAAGTATAAGTTGGAAGATGTTACATTGGAACTTTTTGGGATTAAGAAGTTGGAAGTTGGGCATCAGAACATAAGTAAACTTTGGGAAGAAAATGATGAAAAACTTATTGAATATTCATTTCAAGATGCACTTTATACATTTAAAATTGGGGAGTATTTTTTGCCGTTGGAGGTGATGTTTTCAAGGATTGTTAATCAGACACTCTTTGAGATATCAAGGATGAGTAGTAGTCAGATGGTGGAATATCTCCTATTAAAAAATGCATTTAAAAACAACATCATTGCCCCAAATAAACCTTCAAATGAAGAATATCAGAGAAGATTAAAAGAGAGTTACGAGGGGGGTTATGTTAAAGAACCCATAAAGGGGATGCATGAAGGCATCATCTCTTACGATTTTAAAGCATTATATCCCTCAATTATAATAAGCCACAACATAAGCCCAGATACCATTGATTGTGAGTGTTGTAAGGATGAATCAGAAAAGATTTTGGAACATTGGTTCTGTAAAAAGAAAGAAGGGCTAATACCAAAAACATTGAGGAATTTGGTTGAGAGGAGAATGAATATTAAGAAAAAAATGAAAGAAAAAGCAAAAAAAGGAGAGGTTGATAATGAATATAAACTCTTTGATTATGAACAGAAGTCATTGAAGATTTTGGCAAATAGTCATTATGGTTATTTAGCATTTCCAAGGGCGAGGTGGTATTCAAAAGAGTGTGCAGAGGTTGTTACATACTTGGGGAGAAAATACATACAAGAAACAATAAAAGAGGCGGAGAAATTTGGATTTAAGGTTATATATGCTGATAGCGTTACGGAAGATACTGAAATAATAGTCAAAATAAATGAAGAAATAAAATTCCTAAAAATTAAGGACTTGTTTAAAAATGCCGATTATACAATTGGAGAAAAGGAATATTATGCCCTAAATAATGTTTATGCTTTAACTTTAAATGATGATGGTAAGTTGGTTTGGAAAAGAGTGCCTTATGTAATGAGGCATAAAACAAATAAAAACATCTATCGTGTTTGGATTACAAATAAATGGTATGTTGATGTTACAGAAGACCATTCTTTAATTGGTTATTTAAATAAAAAATTCGTTGAAATCAAACCATGCAAAATAGGGAATGCCTACTTAATAATTTTGGATAAATCAACACTCAACACATACAATTTTGTAAAAGTTAAAAAAGTTGAAAAAATTAATTATAATGGATATGTTTATGACATTGAGGTTGAAGATACACACAGATTTTTTGCAAATGGAATTTTAGTCCATAATACTGATGGTTTTTATGCAGTTTGGAAGGAAAAGATTGATAAAGATGAACTTATCAAAAAGGTTCATGAATTTTTAGATATGATAAATTCAAAACTTCCAGAAAATATGGAGTTGGAGTTTGAAGGCTTTTATAAGAGAGGCATCTTTATAACAAAGAAAAGATATGCCATAATAGATGAAAACAACAAAATAATCATCAAAGGTTTGGAATTTGTAAGGAGGGATTGGGCAAACATTGCAAAAAAAACACAAAAAGCAGTTTTAAAGACGCTTTTAATTGAGGGGAATGTGGATAAAGCAACAAAAATCATTCAAAATGTGATAGATGATTTAAAGAAGGGGAAAGTAAATAAAGAGGATTTAATAATATACACCCAACTAACAAAAGACCCAAAAGAATATAAAACAACCGCCCCGCATGTTGAGGTTGCAAAGAAAATAATAAAAAAAGGTGGAAGGTTAAGGATAGGGGATGTTATTGGTTATATTATAACGAGTGGTGAAAAATCAATAAGTGATAGGGCAAAACTTCCAGAGGAAGCAAAGGATTACGATGTTGAATACTACATAGAAAACCAAATCCTTCCACCAGTTTTAAGGATTATGGAGGCATTGGGGGTTTCAAAGGAAGAACTTAAAAATTTTGGTAAGCAAGTTACACTGGATGATTTCTTCACAATAAATAAAAATAAATAGTTAAAAGTAAAACAAATAATTAACTTACAACTCACCCATTTTTTTCTTGTTTCTTGGCATGCATATAATTTCTTTTGCTTCAATATTAAAGAACGTGTTCATATTTGCTGGTTTTATAACCATTGCTGTATCTGCCCCCCTACTCCTCCCACCAATGGCGATAATGTCCTCCTTTACAGAAACCAATCCTGCATCTGCTGCCATAACTGCTATCTCATAACAAACCTTAACTCCATGTCCAAATGTTCTCAATGTTTCTGCTATAACTTCAACAGGTCCGTAACCCCCTAATTTTCTTGAGATTCCTCTTTCAACACCACTTAGTGCATGAGTTCCCATGAATACTTTAGCCCCCATGTTTTCCAATTCTTCTCTTGTTTCATTACTCATCGCTCTTGTGTCATCCCCATAAAATCCTTGGTGGTAGGTAACTACAACAACATTTAAGTTTAAATTTTCCTTTTTAAGAAATTCTAAGAGTTTCTTTGCAGTCTCTCCTGTTGAAGATGCAACAACAATACTCTTTATATCTCCCATCTTTGCCCTCTCAACTGCAAGTTTTAATGTTTGTTCTGTGTTCTGGGAACCTGCATAGTCAAAATAAACTACCATCTTCTCACCCAATTTTTTAAATACGGTTTGTTAATATTATAATACAAACATAATATTACTTTCAATGTTATTAAAATTTACGAAAGGGAAAAAATGATAGTTGACGTATTTAATTTAAAAAGGATTATAAAGTGGCTTTATGTATCTTCACTTATCGGTGTCGTTGGTAGTTTGAGTGCTATATTTATTTCCATAATTATTCATTTTGCCTATTTAGGGGGACATTTTAATCCAATATATATACCATTTGCGTTGGCATTTTCTGGATTGTTGGTTGATTTTTGTCATAATTTAAAAGATTCTGGTGTTGATAGGGTTTTGAAAGCATTAAAAAACAACATCCCACTAAATCCCATTGTTGGTTTTTTAAAGATTATTGCCGCTGGGATTGTTATTGGTTTTGGAGGTAGTGCTGGAAAAGAGGGACCTTGTGTTCAATCAAGTGCATCATTTGCGGATGTGTTGTATGAGGTCTTAAAATTAAAGTATAGAAAGGCAGTAATCATTAGCGGTATCGCTGGTGGGTTGAGTGGTGCTTTTTGTGCTCCCCTCGGTTCTGCGATATTTGCATCAGAAATAGTTAATGGTCATGATTTTAACTATAGGGGTTTGTTTCCGTCAATCTTTGCAAGTGTCATTGGCTACTTTACATATTACCTAATCACTGGGAAAAAGCACCTCTTCAATATTGATTTATCATATAATTTAACACCACCTGACTTTATACTGTTCTTTTTGTGTGCAGTGTTCTGCTCTATTGCTGCATTTTTATATATCTCTATGTATGGAAAGATAAGGGATTATTTTGATAGCCTTAAATATCCTCAGTGTTTCAAATCATTTGTTGGAGGAATCGTTGTTATGTTAATTGGTTATTTTATCCCCCAAGTTTTAGGTTTGGGTATTGATGTGATATCAAATTTATTCTTTGTGAAGTATGGGGTGGTTTTGTTAACATTGATACTCTTGGGAAAAATATTTGCAACAACATTCACAGTTGGGGTTGGAACTCCTGGAGGGTTAGTTATTCCATCAATGTTTGTTGGGGCAGTTTCAGGGGCGTTATTCGGAACTTTGGTTGGAGTGGAGAATATAGCACCATTCATAATCCTTGGAATTGCAGCATCCATGGCATCCATTGCAAATGTCCCACTTGCCTCTGCAATTCTCTGTACTGAGATTTTTGGCTTTGATTTTGCAGTTCCTGCAGCAATTGGGGCATTACTTGGATATCAATTGACGAGATGGAATGTCATCTACAGATATATCAGTCTTTAATAGAGTGATAATATGAAAAAGAAACATTTGGAGATAATATTGGATCAATTAAAACCCCATCCAAAACCTAAGGCAAGTTTGGAGCAATATACAATAGAGGGAAGATTGGCAAGTGAGATTTTATTTTTTGCCAAGGATGATATTGAGGGTAGTGCTGTTGTTGATTTGGGCTGTGGAACTGGGATATTGGCAATTGGAGCCAAACTTTTAAATGCAAAAAAAGTTATAGGCATTGATATTGATGAAGAGAGTATTGGGGTTGCCAAAGAAAATGCAAAAAAAGTTAATGTAAATGTTGATTTTTATTGTATGGATGTTGCTGATGTTGATGCCAATTTTATAAAGGAAATTTGTGGGGATTTGAAGATCGTTGTTATACAAAATCCCCCATTTGGTTCTCAAAAAAGGCACGCAGATAGAATATTCTTAGATAAGGCATTGGAGATTGGAGATGTTGTATATAGCATCCACAACGCAGGAACGAAGGATTTCGTTGTTAAATATGTTAATGAGAAAGGAGGAATAATAACCCATATCTTCCAAGGGAGTTTTAAGATCCCACATATTTATGAATTTCATAAGAAAGAGGTTATATACATTCCAGTGAACATTTTTAGAATAATATCTAACAAATAACAATTGGGATTTACATGCTTATCGTAGATGTGAATCATGGAGCATTGGATTTGGCAAGAGAGTATATAGAATTGGGATATAGCGTTGATGTTTGGGATATATATGGAAAGTTGGAAAAGGATAAAGATTTTTTGAATAACTATGAGGACATAATTTCGAAGGTAAAAATCATAAAAAAAGATGAAAACATCAACTTTAATAAATATGACAAAGTTATCGCCCCAATTCACTGTCCAATAGATGTTGATTTTATCTCATTCCACGATGCAGTTTCAGAAATTGTGAAGGAGAAATATGGCATACAAAAAAAATTTATTGAAGTTACTGGGGTTAAGGGAAAGACAACAACGACAGAGATGATAAACTTTATTTTAAAGGATGATTATGAGGTTTTTTTACACAACAGTAATAGAGGTTCAATAACCCCAACTTCAATATTGAATGTCCTCAGGAGAGGCAATCTTGATTTTGATTATTATGTATTTGAGGTTTCACTTGGGATAACGGCATGTGGATACGGAGTTATTACAAATATCCTTGAAAATTACCCAATAAGTAAGGGCAAGAGAAACGCCTTAGTGGCAAAGATCTCAACCCTAAAAAATGCAGATAAGAAATATATAAACATGAAGATTTTGGAAGAGTATGAATTAAAATTAAATTTGGAAAATTTGTTTGTTTTAGATACAAATGGGGAAATAATATCTAAATATCCACTAAAATACAAATTTAATGACCATATTGTTGAATTCAACAAAGATGTCTTTGGCATGCATCTTGTGGAAAATTCAATTTTTGCCATAAAGGTTTGCGAAAATTTCTTAGATACTGAGGAGATAATTGAAAAAATAAAGAATTTTAAGATAAACAGTAGAATGAGTGTAGAAAAAATAAAAAATAGATATATTGTTAAAAACATAAACCCGGGACTTGATGTTAAGGCAATTGATTATGCAATAAAGGATTTTTTAGAGGTTTTTGGAGGAGTTGTAGTTATTGGTGGTGATTTTGGTATAACTTGTGAGGAGATAGATGTTAAAAAATTAGCCAAAGTTTTGGAAAAGTACGATGCAAACTTTATATTTGTGGGCGATGTTGGGAAAGAACTGAAAAAAATTTTAAAAAATCCATTTTACGATGAAATTGATTTGAATAATTTGAATGGGAATGTATTGGCTATAATTAGGACTTCTTTATAACTATATTTTTACAAAATTGTAATCATACCTATAAATCCCACCAATCTTCTCAATCTTCTCCTTTATCAATCCGCAAAATACCAACTTATGCAGTTCAGAGAAAAACTCGCTCTCTGTCATCCCATGATCTTTTGCTATTGATAAAAATGCCCCCCTACCTTTAATTATCCCATGCTCTTCAATAATATCCAGCAAAATACTTTCAATAGGGATATCTTTTATAAATTCTTTTAGGATATCCCTTTTATATGATTCCAACTTCTTCCTTATCTCCCCAACCTTATCTGGTGGAGCATAAACCCCAACATCCCACAATCTAATTTCAGATGGCTTTAAACTCTTTGCAAGTGGGGAAACTTCATCCAACCTATATTTTTTATCATCTATGATGATTGTGACACTATGTTCTTCCATTTTTGGGTAGTCGGGAATATCCAAAAATACACTTGTCCCTAAATACTCTGATAACTCTTTTTCAAGATTTCTCACATTTTCTTCATCCATTGAAATTAAAACCCACCTTTCCTTTGGAGTTAGGTCGGTATATTTGTATGTTATTATCTTTTTAAACAACTTCCTCCCATCAATCATTTTTATTAATCTATTTTCTTCCCCTTCGCTATTTCTCAACGTATAAATTAAATCTATGTCATCCATATATGCCAAATCATTTATGCTAAACAACTTATCCTCCAAAGCATACATCACAGATCTTTTTAACATAGTATCTGCGATCCTTGATGTTGGATGCATATAAACGGTTGGATACATCTGATGCCTTGCAATTAAGAGAGATTCAACAGCATGAATCCCCTTCTCTAAGATTCCAATTCTCAATTTACCCATCTCTTCATAAGTTACAATACTTCTCATAATCCTTGGCAAGTCAATAAGTCCATAGGCAACTCCCGTGTGATAACTATCTCTCAACAGATAATCCATCCTATCAGCGTCAACATCCCCACTTATTATTTTTCCCTCAAGTCCCTTCTTATTTAAAACATCGATAATTTCTTTGTTTGAATAATTTTCAAATTCCATCTTTTTAATCTTCGTCCTTGCCATCTGCTCATGGTTGTATCCACATATCTCCAATGTATGGGAGAACGGAGGATGTCCTATATCATGAAGTAATGCAGATATTCTTGTTAATTCCACATCAGCATTTAACCTTTCCGCAATTTCACCAGCAATATACATCGTACCAAGAGAGTGTTCGAACCTCGTATGGTTTGCACTTGGATATACTAAGCATGTTAATCCTGTTTGTTTTATATTCCTTAATCTTTGGAAGTCTATAGTATCCACTAACTTAATTTCTTCATAACTCAATGGAATATCCTTATGAATTGGGTCTCTGATAACCTTTTTACTGTTACTAACAATCATACATGTAGATGTATAACAATAGATATTTAAATATTCCTGAAACTTATAAATTCAAATATATAAATTATTGGGAAATAAAAAAATAAAAAATTTGGGGTTTAGATTACTTCCCTGCCATCATCTTTTTTCTTTTCTTTGTATGTGGTTGTTGTTGTTCTTCCATATTCTTTTGCCAATTTTTCATAGATTTCTACATCTTCCTTATTTATTGATGGCCTAATTTTCTTCAATGCCTCTTCAAAGTGCCTCATCTCGACTTTATCTGCTTTCATGTTTTCCCTTAGAGCCAGCATTGCAGCCTCTCTACAAATTGCCTCAATATCTGCCCCAGTGTAGCCTTCTGTTTTCTCTGCTAATTTTTCTAAGTCAACGTCCTCTGCAAGTGGCATGTTTTTTGTGTGAACTTTGAATATTGACAATCTTGTTTTCTTATCTGGTGCTGGAACAAAGACAATTCTATCCAATCTTCCTGGTCTAAGTAATGCTGGATCAAGGATATCTGGTCTGTTTGTTGCTGCTATAACAACAACATCCTTGGGTTCCTCCAATCCATCTAATTCAGTTAGCAATTGATTAACAACTTTTTCAGTTACACCACTATCATGTCCTGAACCCCTTCTTGGAGCAATACTGTCAATTTCATCAAAGAATATTACTGTTGGTGCTGTTTGTCTTGCCTTTCTAAATATCTCCCTAATTGCTTTCTCTGATTCACCAACCCACTTACTGAATATCTCTGGACCTTTAACGCTTATGAAGTTTGCTTCACTTTCATTTGCAACTGCCTTAGCAAGCAATGTTTTACCAGTTCCTGGTGGACCGAAGAGTAAGACCCCTCTTGGTGGTCTAATACCCATTCTTTCAAATACTTCTTTATGCTTTAATGGCCATTCAACTGCTTCCTTAAGTTCTTGTTTAACCTCCTCTAAACCTCCAATGTCATCCCATTTAACATTTGGGACTTCAACTAAAACTTCCCTCAATGCTGATGGCTCTACTTCTTTCAATGCCTCCTTAAAGTCATCCATTGTTACCTCTATACTGTCAAGGATGTCCTTTGGAATTTCATCTTTATCTAAATCAAGATCTGGCAAGATTCTTCTTAATGTTTTCATTGCAGCCTCTTTACATAACGCTGCTAAATCTGCCCCAACGAATCCATGTGTTACATCTGCAAGGTAATCTAAGTTAACGTCCTCTGCAAGTGGCATGTTTCTTGTGTGTATTTGTAAAATTTCTTTTCTTGCATTTCTGTCAGGAACTCCAATGACGATCTCCCTATCAAATCTTCCAGGTCTTCTCAATGCTGAGTCTAATGCATCTGGCCTGTTTGTTGCCGCTATAACAACAACCTGTCCCCTACCTTCAAGTCCATCCATCAAGGTTAGAAGTTGGGCAACCATTCTCCTTTCTACTTCACCAGTTGCCTCATCCCTCTTTGGTGCAATTGCATCAATCTCATCAATGAATATAACTGATGGAGCATTCTCTTCTGCTTCTTGGAATATCTTTCTTAAGTTCTCCTCTGTTTCCCCAACATACTTACTCATTATCTCTGGACCATTTATTGAATAGAAGTTAGCCCCTGCCTCATTTGCTACTGCCTTAGCAAGTAATGTCTTACCAGTTCCTGGGGGTCCTGCGAGGAGGACACCTTTTGGTGGCTCAATACCCAACCTTTCGAATAATTCAGGATGCCTCATTGGGAGTTCTACCATTTCCCTAATCTTTCTAACTTCTTCTTTTAAACCACCAATGTCCTCATATGTTACACTTGGAACTTTGCTTTCTTTAATTTCTTTTACAGGTTCTTCTTTCAACTCGACTGTTGTAAATTCTGTTATTCTTATAGGTCCTTGTGGGGAGGTGTTTACTACAATAAATGGAAATGCTGTTCCTAAAACACCTATAACTACTCTTGAACCTTTACCAACAACTTGTCCCAATAATCTGCTTTTGACATATTCTTCAAATCCACCACTAAACCTAACTGGTTGCATTGGGGCAAGTACTACCTTATTAGCCTCTTTAACTTCAACTTTTCTAACTTTAACTTTGTCCCCAATACCTGCTCTGGCATTTTGCCTCAATAAACCATCAATCCTTATAATTCCTTTTCCTTGGTCTTCCAAATAACCCCTATATACAATAGCGTATGCTTTACCCTTACCTTCTATTTCAATAACATCTCCTGGTTTTAAAACAAGTTCTTCCATTGTTAATGGATCGATTCTTGCTATACCTTTACCCACGTCCCCCTGATATGCTTCAGCAACAATTAATTCTTTTATAGCCATAATCTCCCTCCAAATTACTTTTAATTTACTATCTTATGTTGAGAATAATCATCAATGATGTTAATTTTTGATGACGTTATAATATACCGTTGAAGTTCTATATAAACCTTTGGTTTTGTGTACAGTTGATACACAATCAACAACATACATGGTAGCATCAAATGCAATATACTGACTTAACACCCTCCCAATTATATGCTAACCATGTGGAACCAATAATACCTTGAAAAGCCACAGTTTCTACATCTAACAATGAGTTTTGATTCAGTTACTAAAATATCCTGGATACCATTTTTTTTACAGTTATAACAAGTTGCTTCCTTTTCCAAGTACCAAATATCATACTTGGATTTTTTATTTTTTTCAAGTTCTAAGATATTTTCCTCTTCAACAGAGATTTTTCTTATTAGATAGTATCTTGTTGCCCCACAGTTAGAACATTTAACAAAGGCCTGGTTTGTATATATCTCTATAATTTGGTCTGCATACTTTTGGCAGTGGTAACATTTGGTCGGATAATTTAAAACCCATTTTTCAACGTTAGTCATAATACCTCCTCCCTTAACATAAGTTTATGTCAATTTTAAGTATTTAAAAATTTCTAAAAGTCATAAATACAACCATATTCCAAAAATAACAACGATAACTAAACTAAAAAAATAAAAAATAGAATTGTGGACTAGTTCGAAAAATAAAAAGTAATGTGTAGATTATTTTAGATTTAAATGGTTTATTATTGCATCTTTCATAACTTCAATGCTTGGTTTTTCATTTGTCCATATCTCAAATGCAATAGCCCCTTGGTAAATCAACATACCCAATCCATTTATTGTTTTTGCTCCAACTTTCTTTGCCTCTTTTAAAAGAACAGTTTCTAATGGATTGTAAATCAAATCCATAACAACCATATCATTATGCATTTCCTCCGCCTTCACAATCGGCTCAACATCAACATTTGGATACATACCTATTGGCGTAGCATTTATTATTATATCTATTTCATCCAAACTTGCATCCAGTCCTGAATATTTAACCTCTTCCTCAGTTTTATTCAATTTTTCCCTTACTTCCTCTGCAAGACTTTTTGCCTTTTCTATAGTTCTATTTGCAATTATTATGTTGTTGTTCTTTGCAAGTTCAAATGCAACTGCTCTTGCCGCCCCTCCTGCACCATAGATAATGATACTCTTATCCACTACTTTCCCAATCTCTTCCTCTAATGCCATTCTTGCTCCTAAACCATCAGTGTTATAGCCAATTGCTTTGTTATTCTCTATTTTTATAGTATTTACTGCTCCAATTAGCTTAGCATTTTCATCTATCTCATCCAAATACTCCATAATCTCAATTTTGTGGGGAATGGTGACGTTGAATCCAACAATACCCATCGCTTTTGCTCCATCAATAACATACCTTAAATTTTCTGGCAACACATCAAAAGCCAAATAAACATAGTTTAGATTTTTATCCCTAAATGCTGCATTATGCATTATTGGTGAAAAGGAATGCTCTACAGGATGCCCTAACAATCCAATAAGTTTTGTCTTTGCATTTATCATGAATATCCCCATTTTGCATTTTTAATCTTGATTTGGTAATTATTTGGAATTAAATAATTCCTTTAATCCATTCCAAATTAAAACTTATTTTCCATTAAATTTTTTAATTTAAATTTAATGATTTACTTTGTAAAAATAAATAATAGAAAAAAAAGGAAATTATTCTACGTCTCCCCTTTCTCTACATTTTTCTAATTTTTTAGGTTCATCCTCAATGTCCTCAAATCTATCCTTTAATTTTTCTAAGACCTTTGGGACTGTTGTGTATTCCATCATTCCTGATGGTAATCTGTGTGGTTGGAATGGTCCCATTCTTCTTATAATGTCTGCCATCACTAATGCCTTTTCTCTTGCTTTATCGAAACTCTTGTCTGCAAATAAGTCATTTGGACCAACTAACATACCATCTGCCAATTGGAACCCTAATGCCATAATTCTTGCAGGTCCATCGAATCTTGAAGGTGTTGCATCATCCTCACCAACAGGCATTAATGGCCCCCAATGGCTACCTCTCATCCATCCTGCAACAAAGTGTGGATCAGCAAATGGCTCTAATACCTCCCCAACTGCTGGGAATCCACTTTGTGCCCTTACAATTGCAACTGGGTCGTCTTTACCAACATACTCCCCTGCAATGTAATTCAATTTCT
Proteins encoded in this window:
- a CDS encoding DNA polymerase domain-containing protein codes for the protein MDALVDLIYKTENNRAIIYLYLIQKILKDENFKPYFYVELNNNNIEKIEEFLKKNNLSHYVESIEVVKKQIINKEKEVLKIITKHPKYVPKLRILKEFDEVLDIYEHDIPFAKRYLIDNKIIPMTYWDFEKNKIKSRGIPKLKAIAFDMEVYNRNSEPNSQKDPILMASFCAEDFKKVITYKPFNHERVEVVEDEKELIKRIIEVLKGYDIIYTYNGDNFDFPYLKKRAEIYGIKLNLGRDGEEIKISRGGMHLRSYIPGRVHIDLYPIARRLLHLTKYKLEDVTLELFGIKKLEVGHQNISKLWEENDEKLIEYSFQDALYTFKIGEYFLPLEVMFSRIVNQTLFEISRMSSSQMVEYLLLKNAFKNNIIAPNKPSNEEYQRRLKESYEGGYVKEPIKGMHEGIISYDFKALYPSIIISHNISPDTIDCECCKDESEKILEHWFCKKKEGLIPKTLRNLVERRMNIKKKMKEKAKKGEVDNEYKLFDYEQKSLKILANSHYGYLAFPRARWYSKECAEVVTYLGRKYIQETIKEAEKFGFKVIYADSVTEDTEIIVKINEEIKFLKIKDLFKNADYTIGEKEYYALNNVYALTLNDDGKLVWKRVPYVMRHKTNKNIYRVWITNKWYVDVTEDHSLIGYLNKKFVEIKPCKIGNAYLIILDKSTLNTYNFVKVKKVEKINYNGYVYDIEVEDTHRFFANGILVHNTDGFYAVWKEKIDKDELIKKVHEFLDMINSKLPENMELEFEGFYKRGIFITKKRYAIIDENNKIIIKGLEFVRRDWANIAKKTQKAVLKTLLIEGNVDKATKIIQNVIDDLKKGKVNKEDLIIYTQLTKDPKEYKTTAPHVEVAKKIIKKGGRLRIGDVIGYIITSGEKSISDRAKLPEEAKDYDVEYYIENQILPPVLRIMEALGVSKEELKNFGKQVTLDDFFTINKNK
- a CDS encoding pyruvate kinase alpha/beta domain-containing protein, coding for MVVYFDYAGSQNTEQTLKLAVERAKMGDIKSIVVASSTGETAKKLLEFLKKENLNLNVVVVTYHQGFYGDDTRAMSNETREELENMGAKVFMGTHALSGVERGISRKLGGYGPVEVIAETLRTFGHGVKVCYEIAVMAADAGLVSVKEDIIAIGGRSRGADTAMVIKPANMNTFFNIEAKEIICMPRNKKKMGEL
- a CDS encoding chloride channel protein gives rise to the protein MIVDVFNLKRIIKWLYVSSLIGVVGSLSAIFISIIIHFAYLGGHFNPIYIPFALAFSGLLVDFCHNLKDSGVDRVLKALKNNIPLNPIVGFLKIIAAGIVIGFGGSAGKEGPCVQSSASFADVLYEVLKLKYRKAVIISGIAGGLSGAFCAPLGSAIFASEIVNGHDFNYRGLFPSIFASVIGYFTYYLITGKKHLFNIDLSYNLTPPDFILFFLCAVFCSIAAFLYISMYGKIRDYFDSLKYPQCFKSFVGGIVVMLIGYFIPQVLGLGIDVISNLFFVKYGVVLLTLILLGKIFATTFTVGVGTPGGLVIPSMFVGAVSGALFGTLVGVENIAPFIILGIAASMASIANVPLASAILCTEIFGFDFAVPAAIGALLGYQLTRWNVIYRYISL
- a CDS encoding METTL5 family protein gives rise to the protein MKKKHLEIILDQLKPHPKPKASLEQYTIEGRLASEILFFAKDDIEGSAVVDLGCGTGILAIGAKLLNAKKVIGIDIDEESIGVAKENAKKVNVNVDFYCMDVADVDANFIKEICGDLKIVVIQNPPFGSQKRHADRIFLDKALEIGDVVYSIHNAGTKDFVVKYVNEKGGIITHIFQGSFKIPHIYEFHKKEVIYIPVNIFRIISNK
- the cfbE gene encoding coenzyme F430 synthase — encoded protein: MLIVDVNHGALDLAREYIELGYSVDVWDIYGKLEKDKDFLNNYEDIISKVKIIKKDENINFNKYDKVIAPIHCPIDVDFISFHDAVSEIVKEKYGIQKKFIEVTGVKGKTTTTEMINFILKDDYEVFLHNSNRGSITPTSILNVLRRGNLDFDYYVFEVSLGITACGYGVITNILENYPISKGKRNALVAKISTLKNADKKYINMKILEEYELKLNLENLFVLDTNGEIISKYPLKYKFNDHIVEFNKDVFGMHLVENSIFAIKVCENFLDTEEIIEKIKNFKINSRMSVEKIKNRYIVKNINPGLDVKAIDYAIKDFLEVFGGVVVIGGDFGITCEEIDVKKLAKVLEKYDANFIFVGDVGKELKKILKNPFYDEIDLNNLNGNVLAIIRTSL
- a CDS encoding HD domain-containing protein, whose product is MIVSNSKKVIRDPIHKDIPLSYEEIKLVDTIDFQRLRNIKQTGLTCLVYPSANHTRFEHSLGTMYIAGEIAERLNADVELTRISALLHDIGHPPFSHTLEICGYNHEQMARTKIKKMEFENYSNKEIIDVLNKKGLEGKIISGDVDADRMDYLLRDSYHTGVAYGLIDLPRIMRSIVTYEEMGKLRIGILEKGIHAVESLLIARHQMYPTVYMHPTSRIADTMLKRSVMYALEDKLFSINDLAYMDDIDLIYTLRNSEGEENRLIKMIDGRKLFKKIITYKYTDLTPKERWVLISMDEENVRNLEKELSEYLGTSVFLDIPDYPKMEEHSVTIIIDDKKYRLDEVSPLAKSLKPSEIRLWDVGVYAPPDKVGEIRKKLESYKRDILKEFIKDIPIESILLDIIEEHGIIKGRGAFLSIAKDHGMTESEFFSELHKLVFCGLIKEKIEKIGGIYRYDYNFVKI
- a CDS encoding CDC48 family AAA ATPase; its protein translation is MAIKELIVAEAYQGDVGKGIARIDPLTMEELVLKPGDVIEIEGKGKAYAIVYRGYLEDQGKGIIRIDGLLRQNARAGIGDKVKVRKVEVKEANKVVLAPMQPVRFSGGFEEYVKSRLLGQVVGKGSRVVIGVLGTAFPFIVVNTSPQGPIRITEFTTVELKEEPVKEIKESKVPSVTYEDIGGLKEEVRKIREMVELPMRHPELFERLGIEPPKGVLLAGPPGTGKTLLAKAVANEAGANFYSINGPEIMSKYVGETEENLRKIFQEAEENAPSVIFIDEIDAIAPKRDEATGEVERRMVAQLLTLMDGLEGRGQVVVIAATNRPDALDSALRRPGRFDREIVIGVPDRNARKEILQIHTRNMPLAEDVNLDYLADVTHGFVGADLAALCKEAAMKTLRRILPDLDLDKDEIPKDILDSIEVTMDDFKEALKEVEPSALREVLVEVPNVKWDDIGGLEEVKQELKEAVEWPLKHKEVFERMGIRPPRGVLLFGPPGTGKTLLAKAVANESEANFISVKGPEIFSKWVGESEKAIREIFRKARQTAPTVIFFDEIDSIAPRRGSGHDSGVTEKVVNQLLTELDGLEEPKDVVVIAATNRPDILDPALLRPGRLDRIVFVPAPDKKTRLSIFKVHTKNMPLAEDVDLEKLAEKTEGYTGADIEAICREAAMLALRENMKADKVEMRHFEEALKKIRPSINKEDVEIYEKLAKEYGRTTTTTYKEKKKDDGREVI